Below is a window of Janthinobacterium lividum DNA.
TGGCCTTGCCGAAGGCGATCGGTCCGCCGATCAGGATGGCCGCGCCCAGCACGCACAGCAGGCCGGCGGCGAACAGGCGCTGGCGGCGCGAGGCCGATTCCAGGTACAGCGCCACCAGCAGGGCCAGCGCCGGGAAGATGGGCACGATATAGCCAGGCAGCTTCGAGGTTGAATAGCTGAAAAAGAAGAAAATGAAGATGGCCCAGACCAGCAGCATCAAGCGGGGCTGGAAGGCGCCCTCCTGGCGCTGGAAGGCGGCGACCAGGCTTTGCGGCAGCACGCCTATCCATGGCAGGATGCCGGGAATGAGCAGCACCAGGAAGTAGTACCAGGCGCCTTCGCGCTTGTGGCCCTTCATCAGGAAGCGCTGGAAATGCTCGTGGATGAAGAAGAAATGCGGCTGTTCCGGATTGCGCAGGGCGACCAGCACGAACCACGGCGTGGCGATGGCAAAGAACACCAGCAAGCCCTTGACCAGGTGCAAACGCGTCCAGATGCGCCAGTCGCGCGCGCACAGCGAATACAGCACCAGCACGCCGCCCGGCAGCACGATGCCGATCAGGCCTTTGGCCAGCACGGCCAGCGCCATGCCAGCCCAGCACACCAGCATCCAGTTGCGCCGTTCCAGCGCCGTGGCGTCGTCGCGCTGGGCGACCAGCAGGCTGCCCAGGGTAATCGTCATCATGCCCGACAGGCCCATGTCCAGCGAATTGATCTGGCCGGAAGCGAGCCAGAACAGGCTCGACGCCAGTACCAGGCCAGCATACAGGCCCACGCGCGGGCCGAACACTTTCTTGCCCGCGTAGGCCGTCATGCACACGCCGATGATGCCGCACAGGCCAGTCCACAGGCGTGCCTGCCATTCGCCCAGGCCGAAGGCGGCGAAGGTCAGCGCATTCATCCACGTTTGCAGCGGCGGTTTTTCAAAGTACTTGATGCCGTTCAGGCGCGTGGTGATCCAGTCGCCCGTGACGAACATTTCGCGCGCCATCTCGGCGTAGCGGCCTTCGTCGGGCGGTACCAGGGTGCGCACCCCCAGCGCATACAGGGTGACGACGATGAAGATGCCCAGCAGGGACCACATCAGCACCCGGGAAGAGTGCAGTTCGTTGACATTGATTTTCATGCGGCCTTGCCTGCGGCCGGAGCCAGGATCAGGGCCAGGGTGACTTTGCGGCCTTCGCCCATGAGGATATTGTAGGTGCGGCAGGCAGCCTGGCTATCCATGCATTCGACGCCGATGCGGCGCATGGTCAGCGCGGCTGTCAGCTTCGGGTGCACAAAACGCTGGCGTTCGCCCGTGCCGAGGATGACCACGTCGGGCGCATCGGCCAGGATTTGCGCGAAATGCGCCTCGCTCAGCTGTTCGAAACTGTCCACCTCCCACGCCCGTGGCGGCGTTTCCGGCATGACGATCAGGCTGTAGTTGTAGGGCTGGGCATTGATCTCGACGCCGTTTTCGTCATAGCCGGTGACAGTCTGGTATTGTTGGGTGCTGCTGGCATGGAGTTTCATGGCGATATCGGGGGCTGGTCGTGTCAGTTGATCGGTGCGCGCGCGGCCAAATTGCGTGCCGCCGCCAAGGGCGTAAGCATGCCATAAATGACAGAAAAGAGCGACTGAAAAGCAATATCCTTTCCAAATTGCAATGTTCGGCGCCACAGTGGCCATGCTTGCTTGCGCCATGGTAATGCTGCAAGATTAAGGGAAGATGAAGATGGCGCCCCCTCCGGATTGACGCCCGGATGCGCCAGCGTGGCAGAATCGGCGTCAAATGCTGGGGTTCGCCATGTTTAATTTGATAAAATGGCCTGTTTTCGGCGAGAATGGTTGTTTCCCCTTGCAGTCTTTCGCATCGCAGTTTCACGGGTTCATAGTTCTGGCGCGGCTATCATGCTGCAAGTTCTGGTCACCGCGCCGCATCACGACAGGGATTTATTTTGCGACCGATTCAGAAATCGAATAAATTGGCGGACGTCTGCTACGACATCCGCGGCCCGGTCCTGGAAAAATCCAGGCAAATGGAAGAAGAAGGCCACAAGATCACCAAGCTCAATATCGGCAACCTGGCCGTATTCGGCTTCGATCCGCCGGACGAGATCGTGCGCGATATGATGCTCAATCTGCAGAATGCGGCCGGCTATACGGATTCGAAAGGCATGTTCGCGCCGCGCAAGGCCGTCATGCATTACACGCAGGGCAAGAATATCGCCGGCGTGACCATCGATGACATTTACCTGGGCAATGGCGCTTCCGAACTGATCGTCATGTCGATGAACGCCCTGCTCAACAGTGGCGACGAAGTGCTGGTGCCGGCGCCCGATTACCCGCTGTGGACGGCCGCCGTCAGCCTGTCGGGCGGCAATCCCGTGCATTATGTGTGCGACGAGCAGAACGAGTGGTATCCCGACATCGAGGACATGCGTCGCAAGATCACGCCGAATACCCGCGCCATCGTCGTCATCAACCCGAACAATCCCACCGGCGCGCTATACCCGGTGGAAGTGCTGCTGCAGATCGTCGAACTGGCGCGCCAGCATCAATTGATCATTTTCGCCGACGAGATCTACGACAAGGTGCTGTACGACGAAGCCGAGCACGTGTCGATCGCCTCGCTGGCCGACGACGTGTTGTTCATCACCATGAACGGCCTGTCGAAGAATTACCGCTCCTGCGGTTACCGTTCCGGCTGGATGGTGGTCTCGGGCGAAAAGCGCCACGCAAAAGATTACATCGAGGGCCTCAACATGCTGGCCTCGATGCGGCTATGCGCCAATGCGCCGGGGCAGTTTGCCATCCAGACGGCGCTTGGCGGCTACCAGAGCATACAAGACCTGGTGGGGCCCGGCGGGCGCCTGTTGAAACAGCGCGACCTGGCGCACAAGCTGCTGACCGATATTCCGGGCGTCACCTGTGTCAAGCCGAAGGCCGCGCTGTACATGTTCCCGCGCCTGGACCCGGAGATCTATCCGATCGCCGACGACCAGCAGTTTGCCTATGAATTACTGGCCGAAGCCAAGGTCCTGATCGTGCAGGGCACGGGGTTCAACTGGATCGCACCCGACCATTTCCGTGTCGTCTTCCTGCCCAACTCCGATGACCTGACCGATGCCATGAACCGCATTGCGCGCTTCCTCGAAGGTTACCGCAAGCGTCACGGCCGGGGCTGAATCAGCCAGCAGCAGCAATCTCGATCAACCATACCGATCAACCTGGCGCCGCCCAAGGGGGCGCCACTTATGAGCAGTCAAGTACAACTATGAAATCCATCAAGATCGGCCTGCTGGGCCTGGGCAATGTCGGTTACGGCACGTTCAGCGTCCTGAAACGCAACCAGGAAGAAATCAAGCGCCGGGCGGGCCGCGGCATTGAAGTCGTCGCCGTCGCCGTGCGCGACGTGGCGCGTGCCGAAGCGCTGGTCGCCGGCGGCTGCAAGGTCGTCAATGACCCCTACCTGATCGTCAACGATCCCGAGATCGACATCGTCGTCGAACTGATCGGCGGCTACGACCTGTCGAAAACCCTGGTGATGCAGGCCATTGCCAACGGCAAGCACGTGGTCACGGCCAACAAGGCCCTGCTGGCCGTGCACGGCAACGAAATCTTCGCCGCCGCCCAGGACAAGGGCGTGATGGTGGCCTTCGAAGCGGCCGTCGCCGGCGGTATCCCCATCATCAAGGCGCTGCGCGAAGGCTTGACGGCCAACCGCATCGAATGGATCGCCGGCATCATCAACGGCACCACCAATTTCATCCTGTCCGAAATGCGCGACAAGGGCCTCGATTTCGCCACCGTGCTGAAACAGGCGCAGGAACTCGGTTATGCCGAAGCCGACCCCACCTTCGACATCGAGGGCGTCGACGCCGCGCACAAGGCCACCATCATGTCGGCCATCGCCTTCGGCATCCCGGTGCAGTTCGACAAGGCCTACGTGGAAGGCATCAGCAACCTCAATGCCGTCGACATCCGTTACGCCGAGCAGCTGGGCTACCGCATCAAGCTGCTGGGTATCACCAAGCGCGCCATCGTCAACGGCGTGGAAGGCATCGAGCTACGTGTGCATCCGACCCTGATCCCGGCCAAGCGCCTGATCGCCAATGTGGAAGGCGCCATGAACGCGGTGCTGGTGCATGGCGACGCCGTCGGCGCCAGCCTGTACTCGGGCCGCGGCGCGGGCGCCGAGCCGACCGCCTCGTCGGTGAT
It encodes the following:
- a CDS encoding glycosyltransferase family 39 protein, whose amino-acid sequence is MKINVNELHSSRVLMWSLLGIFIVVTLYALGVRTLVPPDEGRYAEMAREMFVTGDWITTRLNGIKYFEKPPLQTWMNALTFAAFGLGEWQARLWTGLCGIIGVCMTAYAGKKVFGPRVGLYAGLVLASSLFWLASGQINSLDMGLSGMMTITLGSLLVAQRDDATALERRNWMLVCWAGMALAVLAKGLIGIVLPGGVLVLYSLCARDWRIWTRLHLVKGLLVFFAIATPWFVLVALRNPEQPHFFFIHEHFQRFLMKGHKREGAWYYFLVLLIPGILPWIGVLPQSLVAAFQRQEGAFQPRLMLLVWAIFIFFFFSYSTSKLPGYIVPIFPALALLVALYLESASRRQRLFAAGLLCVLGAAILIGGPIAFGKASARDAEALTALKGYQPWLMAAGFFALAGGALALLHARQLRRDMTVLTIAGAGFLATHCILAGSELYGQNRAGTDMLPQIQAELTADTKLYSVGIYEQSLTYYLQRPVILVDYWDEFTFGLKQQPELSIPSIEPFITQWTNDANAGVPDMAIISLNRYKELQERGVPMRVIAEDARRMVIANK
- a CDS encoding pyridoxal phosphate-dependent aminotransferase, whose translation is MRPIQKSNKLADVCYDIRGPVLEKSRQMEEEGHKITKLNIGNLAVFGFDPPDEIVRDMMLNLQNAAGYTDSKGMFAPRKAVMHYTQGKNIAGVTIDDIYLGNGASELIVMSMNALLNSGDEVLVPAPDYPLWTAAVSLSGGNPVHYVCDEQNEWYPDIEDMRRKITPNTRAIVVINPNNPTGALYPVEVLLQIVELARQHQLIIFADEIYDKVLYDEAEHVSIASLADDVLFITMNGLSKNYRSCGYRSGWMVVSGEKRHAKDYIEGLNMLASMRLCANAPGQFAIQTALGGYQSIQDLVGPGGRLLKQRDLAHKLLTDIPGVTCVKPKAALYMFPRLDPEIYPIADDQQFAYELLAEAKVLIVQGTGFNWIAPDHFRVVFLPNSDDLTDAMNRIARFLEGYRKRHGRG
- a CDS encoding Mth938-like domain-containing protein; this encodes MKLHASSTQQYQTVTGYDENGVEINAQPYNYSLIVMPETPPRAWEVDSFEQLSEAHFAQILADAPDVVILGTGERQRFVHPKLTAALTMRRIGVECMDSQAACRTYNILMGEGRKVTLALILAPAAGKAA
- a CDS encoding homoserine dehydrogenase, producing MKSIKIGLLGLGNVGYGTFSVLKRNQEEIKRRAGRGIEVVAVAVRDVARAEALVAGGCKVVNDPYLIVNDPEIDIVVELIGGYDLSKTLVMQAIANGKHVVTANKALLAVHGNEIFAAAQDKGVMVAFEAAVAGGIPIIKALREGLTANRIEWIAGIINGTTNFILSEMRDKGLDFATVLKQAQELGYAEADPTFDIEGVDAAHKATIMSAIAFGIPVQFDKAYVEGISNLNAVDIRYAEQLGYRIKLLGITKRAIVNGVEGIELRVHPTLIPAKRLIANVEGAMNAVLVHGDAVGASLYSGRGAGAEPTASSVIADLVDITRLATADPEHRVPHLAFQPNAMTDIAILPMSEITTSYYLRMHVADQPGVLADLTRILAERGISIDAMLQKEPAEGETHTDIIMLTHQTQEKNVTAAIEKMEALHSVVGTVTKIRLENLS